In Providencia rettgeri, the following proteins share a genomic window:
- the cstA gene encoding pyruvate/proton symporter CstA, whose translation MGKQLIWIVLALLGAFSLGYIALNRGEQINALWIVVAAVCIYLIAYRYYGLFIAKKVLQVDATRMTPAIRHNDGLDYVPTDKKVLFGHHFAAIAGAGPLVGPVLAAQMGYLPGMLWLLAGVVLAGAVQDFMVLFVSTRRDGRSLGELVKEEMGNTAGVLALIACFMIMVIILAVLAMIVVKALTHSPWGTYTVAFTIPLAIFMGIYTRYIRPGRIGEVSIIGLVFLVFAIISGGWVAESETWAPYFDYTGVQLTWMLVGYGFVAAVLPVWLLLAPRDYLSTFLKIGTIIGLAIGILILNPNLQMPSLTKYIDGTGPVWAGDLFPFLFITIACGAVSGFHALISSGTTPKMLANENQACFIGYGGMLMESFVAIMALVAACVIDPGVYFAMNSPMAMLAPAGTQDVVASAAQVVSSWGFQITPEQLNSIANDVGETSIISRAGGAPTLAVGMAYILHGALGGLMNVAFWYHFAILFEALFILTAVDAGTRAARFMLQDLLGVVSPSLKRTDSLPANLIATALCVLAWGYFLHQGVVDPLGGINTLWPLFGIANQMLAGMALMLCAVVLFKMKRQRYAWVALVPTAWLLICTMTAGWEKTFSEDARVGFLAVANKFQAMIDSGNIPVQYTESQLTQLIFNNRLDAGLTIFFMIVVVLLALFSIRTALKALKSDQPTANEVPYEPMPANYEEIVANTRHH comes from the coding sequence ATGGGTAAACAATTAATATGGATTGTGCTCGCATTACTTGGTGCTTTTTCACTGGGTTACATCGCCTTAAATCGAGGTGAACAGATTAATGCCCTGTGGATCGTTGTTGCCGCCGTGTGTATTTATCTGATTGCATACCGATATTACGGGCTTTTTATTGCTAAAAAAGTGCTCCAAGTTGATGCAACTCGTATGACACCGGCAATTCGTCATAACGATGGCTTAGATTACGTACCAACAGATAAAAAAGTATTATTTGGCCACCACTTTGCTGCTATCGCAGGAGCTGGCCCACTTGTCGGCCCTGTACTTGCGGCGCAAATGGGATATTTACCCGGTATGCTTTGGCTACTTGCCGGGGTTGTCCTAGCGGGTGCCGTACAAGACTTTATGGTGCTGTTTGTTTCAACACGTCGAGACGGCCGCTCACTGGGTGAATTAGTTAAAGAAGAAATGGGCAATACCGCAGGGGTGTTGGCTTTAATCGCTTGTTTTATGATTATGGTGATCATCTTAGCAGTACTGGCCATGATTGTCGTAAAAGCGCTTACTCACAGTCCATGGGGGACTTATACCGTTGCGTTCACGATCCCACTGGCCATTTTTATGGGTATTTATACCCGTTATATACGCCCTGGACGCATTGGTGAAGTTTCTATTATTGGGTTAGTTTTCCTCGTATTTGCCATTATCTCTGGAGGTTGGGTTGCTGAAAGCGAAACTTGGGCACCTTATTTTGACTATACCGGTGTTCAACTTACTTGGATGTTAGTGGGATACGGCTTTGTTGCTGCCGTTTTACCCGTTTGGTTGCTACTTGCTCCCCGTGACTACCTATCAACTTTCTTAAAAATCGGGACTATTATTGGTTTGGCAATTGGTATTTTAATCCTCAATCCAAATCTACAAATGCCATCCCTGACGAAATATATCGATGGTACAGGCCCTGTCTGGGCAGGGGATCTGTTCCCATTCCTATTTATTACCATTGCTTGTGGTGCGGTATCCGGTTTCCACGCACTGATTTCATCAGGCACCACACCAAAAATGTTGGCGAATGAAAACCAAGCTTGTTTTATTGGCTATGGTGGCATGTTAATGGAATCTTTCGTGGCAATTATGGCGTTGGTTGCCGCTTGTGTGATTGACCCGGGTGTTTATTTTGCGATGAACAGTCCAATGGCGATGTTAGCGCCTGCGGGTACACAAGATGTCGTCGCTTCTGCTGCCCAAGTCGTCAGTAGCTGGGGCTTCCAGATCACCCCTGAACAGCTCAATAGCATTGCTAATGACGTGGGTGAAACCAGTATTATTTCACGTGCCGGCGGTGCTCCAACACTGGCTGTTGGGATGGCGTATATTCTCCACGGTGCCCTTGGCGGCCTAATGAATGTTGCCTTCTGGTACCACTTCGCCATTTTATTTGAAGCATTATTTATTTTAACCGCAGTGGATGCAGGAACTCGAGCAGCACGCTTTATGCTGCAAGATTTACTGGGTGTGGTTTCTCCCTCCTTGAAACGCACCGATTCGTTACCCGCAAACTTGATAGCAACAGCCCTGTGTGTGCTGGCTTGGGGCTACTTCCTTCATCAAGGCGTTGTCGATCCACTTGGCGGTATTAACACCTTATGGCCGCTGTTTGGTATCGCGAACCAAATGTTGGCGGGTATGGCATTAATGCTGTGTGCTGTGGTACTGTTCAAAATGAAGCGCCAAAGATACGCTTGGGTCGCTTTAGTCCCAACTGCATGGTTGTTAATCTGTACCATGACTGCTGGCTGGGAGAAAACCTTCAGTGAAGATGCCCGTGTTGGTTTCTTAGCTGTCGCAAATAAATTCCAAGCAATGATTGATAGCGGTAATATTCCAGTTCAATATACGGAATCTCAATTAACTCAGTTAATTTTCAATAACCGCTTAGATGCAGGATTAACTATTTTCTTTATGATTGTTGTGGTATTACTGGCTCTATTCTCTATCCGCACTGCGTTGAAGGCATTAAAATCTGACCAACCCACTGCGAATGAAGTACCATACGAACCCATGCCAGCTAATTATGAAGAAATCGTGGCAAATACACGCCATCATTGA
- a CDS encoding YbdD/YjiX family protein, whose protein sequence is MFGELGKAARYLGQAAKMMVGVPDYDNYVAHMQKTHPDQTPMTYEEFFKERQDARYGGKGGFKCC, encoded by the coding sequence ATGTTTGGAGAACTGGGAAAAGCAGCCCGCTATTTAGGTCAAGCGGCAAAAATGATGGTTGGCGTTCCCGATTACGACAACTACGTCGCTCATATGCAAAAAACGCATCCTGACCAAACTCCCATGACCTATGAAGAGTTTTTTAAAGAACGGCAAGATGCACGCTATGGTGGCAAAGGTGGTTTTAAGTGCTGTTAG
- the efp gene encoding elongation factor P: MATYSTNEFRSGLKIMLDGEPCVVLESEFVKPGKGQAFARVRIRKLISNKLLEKTFKSTDSVEAADVMDMNLTYLYNDGEFWHFMNNETFEQLAADEKTVGDNAKWLVDQAECILTLWDGRPIAVTPPNFVELEITDTDPGLKGDTAGTGGKPATLSTGAVVKVPLFVQIGEVIRVDTRSGEYVARVK, from the coding sequence ATGGCTACTTATAGTACCAATGAATTCCGCTCAGGTCTTAAAATCATGTTAGATGGCGAGCCTTGTGTCGTTTTAGAAAGTGAATTCGTCAAACCGGGTAAAGGTCAAGCTTTCGCACGTGTGCGTATCCGTAAACTGATTTCTAACAAACTGTTGGAAAAAACATTTAAGTCTACTGACTCTGTTGAAGCTGCTGATGTCATGGATATGAACTTAACTTACCTGTATAACGATGGTGAGTTCTGGCATTTCATGAACAACGAAACTTTCGAACAATTAGCTGCGGACGAAAAAACCGTTGGCGATAACGCGAAATGGTTAGTCGACCAAGCAGAATGTATTTTAACCCTGTGGGACGGTCGTCCTATCGCGGTTACCCCACCTAACTTTGTTGAATTAGAAATTACCGACACTGACCCTGGCCTGAAAGGTGATACCGCAGGTACAGGTGGTAAACCTGCAACACTGAGCACTGGCGCAGTGGTTAAGGTTCCTCTGTTTGTTCAGATCGGTGAAGTGATCCGTGTTGATACTCGTTCTGGTGAGTATGTTGCACGTGTAAAATAA
- the epmB gene encoding EF-P beta-lysylation protein EpmB, translating into MVDIVTQNTSSREVWIQQLAEAITNPDELLQILNLENHLSSKEGSEARKLFPLRVPMPFISRMKKGDPLDPLLLQVLTAKAEFDIHPGFSTDPLEEQDNEIPSLLHKYHNRALLLVKGGCAVNCRYCFRRHFPYEDNKGNKNNWLMAVDYIKNHTELNEIIFSGGDPLMAKDHELDWLISQLEAIPHIKRLRIHTRLPVVIPERITETLCKRLASSRLQVIMVTHVNHANEIDESFTNAMQKLKLSGVTLLNQSVLLRQVNDNVTALINLSNALFDAGILPYYLHVLDKVQGAAHFLVSDAEARQLIQQLLSKVSGYLVPKLAREIGGEPSKTLLDLNLRQN; encoded by the coding sequence ATGGTCGATATTGTAACTCAAAATACCTCATCCAGAGAAGTCTGGATACAACAACTTGCTGAAGCAATCACTAATCCAGATGAATTGCTGCAAATACTTAACCTAGAAAACCACCTTTCATCGAAAGAAGGCAGTGAGGCACGCAAATTATTTCCCTTACGCGTTCCAATGCCCTTTATTTCCCGCATGAAAAAAGGCGATCCACTAGACCCTCTGTTATTGCAAGTATTAACCGCAAAAGCAGAGTTTGATATACATCCAGGTTTTTCTACTGACCCACTAGAAGAGCAGGATAATGAAATTCCAAGTTTACTGCATAAATACCACAACCGCGCATTACTGCTGGTAAAAGGTGGCTGTGCAGTCAACTGTCGCTACTGTTTTCGCCGGCATTTTCCTTATGAAGACAACAAAGGAAATAAAAATAACTGGTTGATGGCTGTGGATTATATAAAAAACCACACCGAACTCAATGAAATCATCTTCTCGGGTGGCGATCCGTTGATGGCAAAAGACCATGAACTCGATTGGCTCATCAGCCAATTAGAAGCAATCCCTCATATAAAACGCCTTAGAATTCATACTCGTTTGCCTGTAGTGATACCAGAACGTATCACTGAAACGCTCTGCAAACGCCTTGCTAGCTCAAGGTTACAAGTCATTATGGTGACACATGTTAACCACGCTAACGAAATCGACGAGTCATTCACCAATGCTATGCAAAAACTAAAGTTATCAGGTGTGACATTATTAAACCAAAGCGTATTACTGCGCCAAGTTAATGACAACGTGACAGCCCTGATAAATTTAAGTAATGCTCTATTTGATGCAGGTATTTTACCTTATTACTTACATGTATTAGATAAAGTCCAAGGCGCTGCACACTTTTTAGTGAGTGATGCTGAAGCTAGACAATTAATACAGCAATTATTAAGTAAGGTCTCAGGGTACCTAGTGCCTAAGCTCGCTCGGGAAATTGGGGGAGAGCCGAGTAAAACACTGCTTGACCTGAACTTAAGGCAGAACTAG
- a CDS encoding DUF4156 domain-containing protein: MRIKVLLGAAALLLLAGCSTTTNLTAAGSQVRFVENQPGSDCQLLGQVAGTQSNWLSGVNNESSSMRSAANDLRNKAAAMGGNVIFGASSPSETVLSSFIPLDSKMVGQVYKCP, translated from the coding sequence ATGCGAATTAAAGTCTTGCTTGGTGCTGCTGCATTATTGCTTTTAGCTGGTTGTTCAACGACAACTAATTTAACTGCGGCAGGCTCACAAGTTCGTTTTGTTGAGAATCAACCTGGAAGTGATTGCCAACTTCTCGGTCAGGTTGCAGGGACTCAAAGCAACTGGTTGAGCGGTGTGAACAATGAATCTAGCTCAATGCGCAGTGCAGCTAATGATTTACGTAATAAAGCCGCGGCAATGGGCGGTAACGTGATTTTTGGTGCATCAAGCCCAAGTGAAACCGTGTTATCTAGCTTCATTCCATTAGATAGCAAAATGGTTGGCCAAGTTTATAAGTGCCCCTAA
- the groL gene encoding chaperonin GroEL (60 kDa chaperone family; promotes refolding of misfolded polypeptides especially under stressful conditions; forms two stacked rings of heptamers to form a barrel-shaped 14mer; ends can be capped by GroES; misfolded proteins enter the barrel where they are refolded when GroES binds) has protein sequence MAAKDVKFGSDARTKMLRGVNVLADAVKVTLGPKGRNVVLDKSFGSPVITKDGVSVAREIELEDKFENMGAQMVKEVASKANDAAGDGTTTATVLAQAIITEGLKAVAAGMNPMDLKRGIDKAVVAAVEELKALSVPCSDTKSIAQVGTISANSDETVGKLIAEAMDKVGKEGVITVEEGTGLEDELDVVEGMQFDRGYLSPYFINKPETGAVELENPFILLVDKKVSNIRELLPVLEGVAKASKPLLIIAEDVEGEALATLVVNTMRGIVKVAAVKAPGFGDRRKAMLQDIAILTNGTVISEEIGMELEKATLEDLGQAKRIVINKDTTTIIDGVGEESAIAGRVAQIRQQIEESSSDYDREKLQERVAKLAGGVAVIKVGAATEVEMKEKRARVDDALHATRAAVEEGVVAGGGTALVRVAAKLEGMKGDNEEQTVGIRVALRAMESPMRQIVTNAGEEASVVVNNVKASKGNEGYNAATDTYGDMIDMGILDPTKVTRSALQFAASIAGLMITTEAMITELPKSDAPDLGAAGMGGMGGMGGMM, from the coding sequence ATGGCAGCTAAAGACGTTAAATTTGGTAGTGATGCACGTACGAAAATGCTTCGTGGTGTGAATGTTCTGGCAGACGCAGTAAAAGTGACTTTAGGTCCTAAAGGCCGTAACGTAGTTTTAGATAAATCTTTTGGTTCACCAGTTATCACCAAAGATGGTGTTTCAGTTGCACGTGAAATCGAATTAGAAGACAAATTCGAAAACATGGGCGCTCAAATGGTGAAAGAAGTTGCTTCTAAAGCTAACGACGCTGCGGGTGACGGTACAACAACTGCAACTGTATTGGCTCAAGCTATCATTACTGAAGGCTTAAAAGCGGTTGCTGCGGGTATGAACCCAATGGACCTGAAACGCGGTATCGACAAAGCAGTTGTTGCTGCAGTTGAAGAGCTGAAAGCCCTGTCTGTTCCTTGTTCAGACACTAAATCAATCGCACAGGTTGGTACTATTTCTGCAAACTCCGACGAAACCGTGGGTAAATTAATTGCAGAAGCTATGGATAAAGTCGGTAAAGAAGGCGTTATCACGGTTGAAGAAGGTACTGGTCTGGAAGATGAGCTGGATGTGGTTGAAGGTATGCAATTTGACCGCGGTTACCTGTCTCCTTACTTCATCAACAAACCAGAAACAGGTGCTGTTGAGTTAGAAAACCCATTCATCCTGTTAGTTGACAAAAAAGTATCTAACATCCGTGAGTTACTGCCAGTATTAGAAGGCGTTGCTAAAGCAAGCAAACCACTGTTAATCATCGCTGAAGATGTTGAAGGTGAAGCGCTGGCAACTCTGGTTGTTAACACCATGCGCGGTATTGTTAAAGTTGCAGCGGTTAAAGCGCCGGGCTTCGGTGACCGTCGTAAAGCAATGCTGCAAGATATCGCGATTCTGACCAACGGTACTGTTATCTCTGAAGAGATCGGTATGGAGTTAGAAAAAGCGACATTAGAAGATTTAGGTCAAGCAAAACGTATTGTTATCAACAAAGACACAACCACTATCATTGATGGTGTGGGTGAAGAATCTGCGATTGCAGGCCGTGTTGCACAAATTCGTCAACAAATCGAAGAATCTTCTTCAGACTACGACCGTGAAAAACTGCAAGAGCGTGTTGCTAAATTAGCTGGCGGTGTTGCGGTAATCAAAGTGGGCGCAGCAACTGAAGTTGAAATGAAAGAAAAACGTGCTCGTGTTGATGATGCTCTGCATGCAACTCGTGCAGCCGTTGAAGAAGGCGTTGTTGCTGGTGGTGGTACTGCACTGGTTCGTGTTGCAGCGAAACTGGAAGGCATGAAAGGTGATAACGAAGAGCAAACAGTAGGTATTCGTGTTGCTCTGCGTGCGATGGAATCACCTATGCGCCAAATCGTCACCAACGCAGGTGAAGAAGCTTCAGTTGTTGTTAACAACGTGAAAGCATCTAAAGGTAACGAAGGTTACAACGCTGCAACTGATACTTATGGCGATATGATCGACATGGGTATCTTAGACCCAACTAAAGTCACGCGTTCTGCTCTGCAATTTGCAGCGTCTATCGCGGGTCTGATGATCACCACTGAAGCGATGATCACTGAACTGCCAAAATCAGACGCACCTGATTTAGGCGCAGCTGGTATGGGCGGCATGGGTGGAATGGGCGGTATGATGTAA
- a CDS encoding co-chaperone GroES: MKIRPLHDRVIVKRKEVESKSAGGIVLTGTAASKSTRGEVLAVGNGRILENGEIKALDVKVGDIVIFNDGYGVKAEKIDNEEVLIMSESDILAIVEA; this comes from the coding sequence ATGAAAATTCGTCCATTGCATGACCGTGTTATCGTTAAACGTAAAGAAGTTGAATCAAAATCTGCAGGCGGGATCGTTCTAACGGGTACTGCTGCAAGCAAATCAACTCGTGGTGAAGTTCTTGCTGTTGGCAACGGCCGCATCCTCGAAAATGGTGAAATCAAAGCACTGGATGTGAAAGTTGGCGATATCGTAATCTTTAACGATGGTTATGGCGTGAAAGCTGAAAAAATCGACAATGAAGAAGTCCTGATCATGTCCGAAAGTGACATTCTGGCAATTGTTGAAGCGTAA
- a CDS encoding FxsA family protein — MRWLPLILICILVYIESVIFVRVASEVGVLMTLILVVLTSCLGVSLVKNQGMKNVLQIQQKLASGESPAAEMIKSVALVLAGFLLIVPGFFTDFIGLLLLLPPIQKLIVMRLIPHIRFYQPGSGFNQTGNSGFQRGDTFEGEFQRKQDDPSFTIDNSDKTDSSDKDDRPKS, encoded by the coding sequence GTGCGCTGGTTACCACTCATTCTGATATGTATTCTCGTTTACATTGAATCCGTCATTTTTGTGCGGGTTGCATCCGAAGTGGGTGTTTTAATGACTTTGATTTTAGTTGTTTTAACATCGTGCTTAGGTGTGTCACTCGTTAAAAATCAAGGCATGAAAAATGTACTGCAAATCCAACAAAAGTTAGCGTCAGGTGAAAGCCCCGCAGCCGAAATGATCAAGAGCGTCGCACTGGTTTTAGCTGGTTTCTTGTTGATTGTGCCTGGGTTCTTTACGGATTTTATTGGCTTACTATTGTTACTTCCACCAATTCAAAAGCTTATTGTAATGCGTTTAATTCCTCATATTCGTTTTTACCAGCCGGGTTCAGGTTTTAACCAAACAGGAAATAGCGGCTTTCAACGTGGCGATACTTTTGAGGGGGAATTCCAACGTAAGCAAGATGATCCTTCTTTTACAATCGATAATTCAGATAAAACAGATTCATCGGATAAAGACGATCGCCCTAAATCATAA
- the aspA gene encoding aspartate ammonia-lyase has translation MSNNTRIEEDLLGKKEVPADAYYGVHTLRAIENFYISDRTINDVPEFIRGMVMVKKAAALANKELKTIPRNIADTIIKACDVVLNEGKCMDQFPVDVFQGGAGTSLNMNTNEVLANIGLELMGHKKGEYEFLNPNDHLNKSQSTNDAYPTGFRIAVYNSVLKLIESVEYLKKGFEAKAEEYKDILKMGRTQLQDAVPMTVGQEFHAFATLLKEEEKNLKRSIELLLEVNLGATAIGTGLNTAPGYSELAVKKLAEVTGLPCIPAEDLIEATSDCGAYITVHAGLKRLAMKLSKICNDLRLLSSGPRAGLKEINLPELQAGSSIMPAKVNPVIPEVVNQACFKVIGNDICVTMAAEAGQLQLNVMEPAIGQAMFESISLMSNACRNLQEKCISGITVNKEICEAFVFNSIGIVTYLNPFIGHHNGDIVGKICAETGKSVREVVLERGLLTEAELDDIFSVENLKHPAYKAKRFDD, from the coding sequence ATGTCAAACAATACTCGTATCGAAGAAGACCTGTTAGGTAAAAAAGAAGTTCCAGCCGATGCCTATTATGGTGTTCATACTCTGCGTGCGATTGAAAACTTTTATATCAGCGACCGCACTATTAACGATGTCCCAGAATTTATTCGTGGCATGGTTATGGTTAAAAAAGCGGCGGCTTTAGCCAACAAAGAACTGAAAACTATTCCTCGTAATATCGCAGACACCATCATCAAAGCCTGTGACGTTGTGTTAAATGAAGGCAAATGCATGGATCAGTTCCCTGTTGACGTATTTCAAGGTGGTGCGGGCACATCACTGAATATGAATACCAACGAGGTTCTTGCAAACATCGGTCTTGAACTGATGGGTCATAAAAAAGGTGAATATGAATTCTTAAACCCTAATGACCACCTGAACAAAAGCCAATCCACTAACGATGCTTACCCTACGGGGTTCCGTATCGCAGTGTACAATTCTGTATTGAAGTTAATTGAATCTGTTGAATATCTGAAAAAAGGCTTTGAAGCTAAAGCTGAAGAATACAAAGACATTCTGAAAATGGGCCGTACCCAGTTACAGGATGCCGTTCCAATGACTGTCGGCCAAGAATTCCATGCCTTCGCGACTCTCTTAAAAGAAGAAGAGAAAAACTTAAAACGCAGCATTGAATTACTGCTCGAAGTAAACTTAGGCGCAACTGCTATCGGTACTGGCCTGAATACGGCACCTGGCTACTCAGAGCTTGCAGTTAAAAAATTAGCCGAAGTGACTGGTTTACCATGCATTCCTGCAGAAGACTTAATCGAAGCGACCTCTGACTGTGGTGCTTACATCACTGTTCATGCAGGCTTAAAACGTCTGGCGATGAAACTGTCTAAAATTTGTAACGACTTACGTCTGTTATCTTCCGGTCCTCGTGCAGGTCTGAAAGAAATTAACTTACCTGAGTTACAAGCAGGTTCTTCTATTATGCCAGCAAAAGTTAACCCTGTTATTCCAGAAGTGGTTAACCAAGCTTGTTTTAAAGTTATCGGCAACGATATCTGTGTAACGATGGCTGCTGAAGCAGGCCAATTACAGTTAAACGTAATGGAACCTGCAATTGGCCAAGCGATGTTCGAGTCTATCTCTCTGATGAGCAACGCCTGTCGTAATCTGCAAGAAAAATGCATTAGCGGCATTACAGTAAACAAAGAAATCTGTGAAGCGTTTGTATTTAACTCCATCGGTATCGTTACTTACTTGAACCCATTCATTGGCCACCATAATGGTGACATCGTGGGTAAAATCTGTGCTGAAACCGGTAAGAGCGTGCGCGAAGTTGTTCTTGAACGCGGTTTACTGACTGAAGCTGAACTGGATGATATTTTCTCTGTTGAGAACTTAAAACACCCAGCTTATAAAGCAAAACGCTTTGATGACTAA
- a CDS encoding anaerobic C4-dicarboxylate transporter, translated as MLAVEFIIVLLAIFLGARLGGIGIGFAGGLGVLVLAAIGVKPGTIPFDVISIIMAVIAAISAMQIAGGLDYLVAQTEKLLRRNPKYITILAPIVTYFLTLFAGTGNISLATLPVIAEVAKEQGVKPCRPLSTAVVAAQIGITASPISAAVVYMASVMENPAMVGAGNTVSYITLLSVLLPATFLAIILMSFIISWTFNSKLSDDPIYQKRLAEGLVELRGSQAKEIKAGAKSSVLLFLLGVIGVVCYAIINSPSLGIVETPLMNTTNAILIIMLTVATLITILCRVNTDAILNSSTFKAGMSACICILGVAWLGDTFVQHNIDWIKETAGDLIHEHSWMLAVIFFFCSALLYSQAATAKALMPMALALNVSPLTAIASFSAVSGLFILPTYPTLVAAVQMDDTGTTRIGKFVFNHPFFIPGTIAVALAVSFGFLFGGMII; from the coding sequence ATGTTAGCCGTAGAATTTATTATTGTTCTGCTGGCCATCTTTTTGGGGGCCCGTTTAGGTGGGATTGGTATCGGCTTTGCCGGTGGCCTTGGTGTACTGGTACTCGCTGCTATTGGCGTAAAACCAGGAACCATTCCATTTGACGTTATCTCAATCATCATGGCTGTTATTGCCGCAATCTCTGCAATGCAAATTGCAGGGGGTCTGGACTATTTAGTTGCTCAAACTGAGAAATTACTGCGTCGTAATCCTAAATACATTACCATTCTTGCACCTATTGTTACCTACTTCCTGACACTTTTCGCAGGGACTGGTAATATCTCTTTAGCAACGCTACCTGTTATTGCAGAAGTTGCAAAAGAGCAAGGCGTAAAACCGTGTCGTCCATTATCCACTGCGGTTGTTGCAGCACAAATAGGTATCACAGCATCACCAATTTCAGCGGCAGTGGTTTATATGGCGTCAGTCATGGAAAACCCAGCAATGGTGGGGGCAGGTAATACCGTCAGCTATATCACACTTCTGAGTGTACTATTGCCTGCGACATTCCTTGCAATTATTTTGATGTCATTCATTATCTCTTGGACATTCAACTCTAAGCTCTCTGATGACCCTATCTACCAAAAACGTTTAGCAGAAGGTTTAGTTGAACTGCGTGGTAGCCAAGCAAAAGAAATTAAAGCAGGTGCTAAATCCTCTGTATTGTTATTCTTACTCGGCGTTATCGGCGTTGTTTGCTATGCCATCATCAATAGCCCAAGCTTAGGGATTGTTGAAACACCATTAATGAACACCACAAATGCAATTTTGATTATCATGCTGACTGTGGCTACACTTATTACAATTCTTTGCCGTGTTAATACTGATGCAATCTTGAACTCAAGTACCTTTAAAGCAGGTATGAGTGCGTGTATTTGTATTTTAGGTGTTGCTTGGTTAGGCGATACTTTCGTACAACACAACATTGACTGGATCAAAGAGACTGCAGGGGATTTAATCCACGAACACTCTTGGATGTTAGCGGTTATTTTCTTCTTCTGCTCAGCTTTACTATACTCGCAAGCCGCTACAGCAAAAGCATTGATGCCAATGGCATTAGCGTTGAATGTTAGCCCATTAACGGCTATCGCATCATTCTCTGCGGTTTCTGGCTTATTTATTCTGCCGACCTACCCAACACTGGTTGCAGCGGTACAAATGGATGACACCGGTACCACACGTATTGGTAAATTTGTCTTTAACCACCCATTCTTTATTCCAGGTACTATTGCCGTCGCATTAGCTGTTTCATTCGGCTTCTTGTTTGGCGGTATGATCATCTAG
- a CDS encoding helix-turn-helix domain-containing protein has protein sequence MLNTQRNENTNVTVYIGTFLKHRRKVVGLTGAQLASRLKISQQQVSRYERGKNAITIQGLLDILQALELRKHDIDDFMEKVFQFYYIDAALEAKLIN, from the coding sequence ATGCTCAATACTCAACGAAATGAAAATACAAATGTAACCGTTTATATTGGAACCTTTTTAAAACACCGCAGAAAAGTGGTTGGCTTGACTGGCGCACAATTAGCCTCTCGGTTAAAAATCAGCCAACAACAAGTTTCTCGTTATGAAAGAGGTAAAAACGCCATTACGATCCAAGGTCTTTTGGATATTTTGCAAGCTCTCGAATTACGAAAACATGACATCGATGACTTTATGGAGAAAGTCTTTCAGTTTTATTATATCGATGCTGCGTTGGAAGCTAAATTGATCAATTAG
- the dicD gene encoding division control transcriptional repressor DicD, protein MQRETILSHALNQLEIQGLSASTENLLSEIESDFSAIRQFWPDDEALVYDCLRFHSQQIEVWQRQTLLDESLSPHQKLMARYQQLSEKVSQGRFPGCLFISACNYYPDAEHPIHQLSRLQKDNSFHFTKNLLDELDIEDSTLVANQMELVLEGCLNRLLVQRDIRDVEIAQHLSEDILTIALCRKKGALS, encoded by the coding sequence ATCCAACGCGAAACTATTTTGAGCCATGCGTTAAATCAATTGGAAATCCAAGGCTTATCCGCATCTACAGAAAATTTACTTAGTGAAATTGAATCTGATTTCTCGGCTATTCGACAGTTCTGGCCAGACGATGAAGCACTTGTTTATGATTGCTTGCGTTTTCATAGCCAGCAAATTGAAGTATGGCAGCGCCAAACCTTGCTAGATGAATCTCTAAGCCCACATCAAAAGTTAATGGCTCGCTACCAACAATTATCTGAAAAAGTCAGCCAAGGGCGTTTTCCTGGCTGTTTATTCATTTCTGCCTGTAATTATTACCCAGATGCAGAGCATCCTATCCACCAATTAAGTCGCTTGCAAAAAGATAATTCATTTCACTTCACTAAAAACCTATTAGATGAGCTAGATATTGAAGACTCTACATTGGTTGCTAACCAAATGGAATTAGTGCTTGAGGGTTGTTTAAACCGCTTATTAGTACAGAGGGATATTCGAGATGTGGAGATCGCACAGCACCTTTCTGAGGATATTCTCACAATCGCGCTGTGCCGTAAAAAAGGGGCGTTAAGTTAA